The Antechinus flavipes isolate AdamAnt ecotype Samford, QLD, Australia chromosome 4, AdamAnt_v2, whole genome shotgun sequence genomic interval TATCTTCTTCTGGAGCTACTGCTTGTGTAGCTTTTGTAGGATTGTGGAGGCAGAATTGGGGGGGACCTGGGAGTCCATCCACTCTGCCTTTGGCCAAGCCTCCGTCCCGATTTTTACAGGGGAAACTTGTTCAGGGGGCCCCTTCTGGAATTCGCTCTTTGCTCCCTAGGTACTCATGGCCACATGAAGTGCACATTTGATGGACAGCTGAAGTCTCAGGACACAGTGCTGATGAATCTCTACAAACGGGTCTTCCCCAAATGGACTTATGATCCTTACGTGCCAGAGCCCAGGCCCTGGTCAAATGAGGAAACCTCCCCTGGGCTAGAAGTAGATATGGAATAAGCAACTTATGCTGCTTAAGTAGGCTCTATCATCCTGCTGTCTGTTGGCCCAAACAGGTGTGGGACAAGGCTCTCCTCCCCTGGGGCTCCtgcagaaaagggaagggagggggaaagcgCACATACCTCTCAGTCTGGAGGGAGCTGGGtctcctctgctcccttcagccatCCCAGGGATGTCAAGTCCACGTTCCCCCCACTGAGAACCACGCAGACATTTTGCACAGCGGGCATCTTCTGGAACCGTTCACCCAGCACAGCAGCTACTCCCACTGCAGCCGTGGGCTCGATGAGAAGCTTCATCCTCTCCCATACCAGCTGCGTGGCATGCTGTGGGCCCAGAAGAAAAAGCCGGTGTGGAGCAAGAGGGCCTGGGGCATCTCAATGCCTTATTTTTGGTCACTTCTAATGGCTCAGCTTAATGGGGACATCACCTCCCTGCAGGGTCCATGCTTTATGCACTGGGCATCTTGGTCCACAGTAGGGTGGAGCCCAGTGTCCCCGGGGCCCTCTGCCTCTGCTAAGTTGAGCATTCTTGCCTTCATATAcaacctccctcctcccccccccccccccccatttctgaGGTTTCTTGCCTTAATTTCATCCTCTGTGACAGTGAAGACTTCATCCACCAGGTCCTTTATAATAGGCCAAGTATAGGGGCCAATGCTCGATTTAACCCCATCTGCTATGGTGTCTGGTGGAGAAGGGTTAGGGGTGAGCTCTCCTTTGAGCTTGGACTGGAAGCAGTCATCAGCATTACAGGGCTCCGCGGCGTATACTTTCACCTCTGGTCTCAGAGCCTGTCAGGAGAGTGACAGGTGTCCGGCATTGGGCCGAACCGTGGTCACTGTTTGTGTGGAGAGCCTTAAGAGCCCTCAAAAGAATGGATGTGAAAATAAAGTGCATTGCAAGATCTGGCAGCTCTTTGTGTCATTTGAAGCCCAGAAGGGTTGAATAGAAAGTGGGGAGCCAGCATGCTAGAGCAGAGCTCAGGGGCTCCCTGCCAACTAGCACTTTGCCTCCAGAGGAAACTGGATGGGGCAGGAAGAGGCCAAAGGAGaggattggggggaaggggaaaaataaaagccAAGTATATACAGCTACATACAGGCCTTGACTTGCAAACAAGGAATTATTACTACTAAAGAAGCAGTCAAAGCAGTCTAgagtaaaaaacatttttttagccATATTCACCTGTAACAAATTTTCACTTGCTTCAGCCACTAGGAATAAGGTTCAGAATTTTTCTGtacaagatttttttccccctttgcaaTAATATCCTGAAGTGTGTGGTCCTGGCATCCTAATCACTAGGTTGGAGAGTAATGAGCAATTTGTGTAGCTCTTCTTCTCGCGGACCAATTCTACTAATTCGTATTTTTTTTCAGCAGTGTCACCACAGCCTATCCCCCTCCATTTGTTTCTGTGCTGAGCTGGAACTGGATGTGGAATGTCACGTAATTAGCAAAAATTAGTTTTGTGTAGGTTTTGTAAAACTGGTTTCACTTTTATTCTTGGATAAAAGGGATGGAAGAAAATTGTGGTTAGTATGAGTGGTAGGAAAATCAATGGCTCAGAAGAAAAAATCTACCCATATTGACCATGGAGATAAAATGAAGTTTCCTTGACTAGAAGAAGGGTCTTACCTTGACTGTAATTGCTATTCCTGAGAtcatccctccaccccctacaGGTACCACTAGGGCATCCACCTTGGGAACCTATGATAGTAAAACACACAAAATAGACATGGCCGAATTAAACTTGCATGAAAGCAGAACTGTCTGTGAGGGAACATTATCAGGCTGGGAAGGCAGCTGCTGGCTTATACCACCAGAGTTAGAGACTGAGGCTCCTCACCTGCTCGAGCACTTCCAGAGCGATGGTGCCTTGGCCCGCCATCACAGCTGGGCACTGGTTGGGATGTACCATTATCCCTTCGGTTTGCTTCACAATTCTGGCTGCCACCATTTTTCTCGACTACAGGGAGAGAATGTGACCATAAAAATAACCCTTGTTTTGTGGGTAATGGCAAATAAACCCATGAAATAAGATAGTGATACTGGCTGTCTCATGAAAGCTGGCCTGTTACCTCATCACTGGGCTCACAGTCTACTAGGGTGGCTCCGTAGCCCCGTATTGCAGATTTCTTACAGGAAGGGGCTGTTCTTGGGACCACAATATAGGCAGGAATTCCTGAAGAAAGAAACATCTGTAGTTGCTAGCAGTGGGGAGCCCTGGGAGTTGAGGGGTCTGGGTTCAAAGCCTGGCACTTAAGAGTGGTGTTTTCCATTCTTAGTCAGCTTCTGATTCTTTGGACTATAGGATGAGGGGCAGGGTTGGGGTAGAGCAGAGAGGTCTGGgaacttggtttaaaaaaaatttgatgattCAACATCATTGGTTTTCCTTGGTAATTCTGTCATTTTactttattcacttaaaaaaaatattcctgagAAGGGGACCAAAGGCCTCTCCAGAGCACCTGCCCAAATAGTTCTGGACATGAGAAAGATGGGGAGCCCTGGGATGAAACCCCACCCAAGCTCTCAATCCAGGATGAGATCTGGGGGTCTTCTGACTGAGCACATCCCTCTTTGGATGGCACACCTGCAGATAGATACTTGTATCCCTTTGGATGGGTACCCCATAGGTACATCACCTCCCTGGAAAATCAGTAGCCCCTGTGAATTAGGTACTGTGGGCAGCTatattacaaaggaagaaactggagTTTGGAAAGGTTGCCTGACTTACCCAGTGTCATGCAGTCAGGAGTCAGAAGCAGGCTTTGGATTCAAATAAAGCACTCTGTGGGTTATTAACtgcttactgtgtaccaggcactgtgttaggtgccaaggacacaaagacaaaactaTGAAAGCCTGTTCACGAGAGGTTTATGCTCTAGTGGGAGGCAGGGGGAAGAATGATAGGTAGGTAGAGAATGAAACAGAAaacaaggagagaaggaaggagttcTCCGTTCTGGTGACCATTGGAAGCATGGGACATAACACCACTGACATATTAACGGTTGCTCTCTCTTCTAGCACTATGAAGTTATAAGTCTTCTCTTacaagggaaagggagggagggagggaagaaggagggaagggcaTTGAGGTGGGGAGCACTAGAACTCTCCATATCAGAGATGAGCCGGGGTCAGAATCAGGATGTGAATGGCAACCCATTCTCCTACCTTCTAGTCTGGCCGCGTAACTGAGCGCCTGGCCATGATTCCCACTGCTGTGAGTGACCACAGCTTTGGgtttcttcctgtctccagaagTGTTGGAGGTCAAGCTCCGAATGGCATTGAAGGCCCCCCGAATCTATGGGCAGAAAGAAATGTCACATCTGAACCAAGAGCTGCCCATGTGAACATCACAGCTGGATCCTGGGTAAGAGTCTCATAGGATCATACCAGGGAGGTGGCAGAGGCTCAGTATCATAGAGCCAGTCTGTGTGTCTAATCTGACTccattttagagagaaggaaacaggccCAAGGTGGCAACCTGTCCAAGATAACTCATTagcaaaaggaagaaacaagGCTGTTTAATAAATTTAGAGCCATGCAGGACCCTGATCTGCTTCTAGAATTAGCTTGGAAACCTAAGGAACTCTCGAATTTCCTGTTACTATGGGGTATTCTTTTATCTCCTTTACAAATGGGTTCTGTGACCCCAGGCATTCTCCCCCCAGCTAGGTCTGTGTTCATCCACAGCTGTCCACTGCCTGACTGGAGAGCTGCTGCTAAGATTTACATCATTACAAGAACAAGCACCATGGCAGCAATCTTGCCAGCAGTTTACTACTAACTGAAGGTGTCTGGGCTTCCACTTCCAGCAACAGCTCCTGTGGGAGGGCCGAGTACTCTGGAAAGTGATCCCCTACCATCCTGGTCTTCCCAAATCAGAAGCTGGTCACAGGTGGGCAGAATTCTTTACAAAGTCAAGTCATCCTTTCATAACCATTGTATTGGAATCTCCAGTGAATGATCCAGGTTGCTCATGGCGCAATCACCTGTGAGCTGGCTTAAGGCCATGAGGAAGCCCCTTGTCAGATAATCGGCACTGAGCCTTCTGCAAGATCCTCCTTGCTGCTTCTCCCACTTCTAAAGACATCAGAGCACTCCTCCCTTCTCTGTCCCATCCATTCCCTTAGAACAGACAGGTTGCTTAATTACGTAAGTATTTGTgtcgtatgtgtgtgtgtgtgtgtgtgtgtattttttaaggaagacAAAAGCAAAGCACCAAAGAACAAGTAAAAACCTGGACTATTAATTATTCTTCTTTACTATTTGAATCAACTATGTGCTTTCCAGCAGCCTCAGGAACTTTGTTTACTTTATACTTAACAGAAACTAATAAACTTTGagcagcctttaaaaaaaaaaaaggcttagcagtaccaaatctaaaactatattaaaaagcaacagtcatcaaaatcatttggtactagctaagaaacagtATTGGATCAGTGAatataggttaggttcacaaaacacaatagtcaacaagtatagtaatctagtgtttgataaacccaaagactccagcttctgggataagtgtaatggaccagaactctggagaaatatacttgaggcaaggattcttataaCAAGGTTTAGTTAACTTAggggaattgataagacaatggttatccaGTTTAgctggtgattaatagttctctagttcagtacatgtactttgtacttaatataattctacaagattgacacttaTTCTAcaagattataattataatagagtatataagagccaataagGACTAGACAAgggacattccatctttgatcaggctcctTGGAAtggctctccttcatttctccactgaaatcaagtcCCGTCTGAAGGCCCTCCATAAAGCTAGCcaggccccaagtgaaggagacaataaagaatctggactttaTCCCtagctgttcttgtggtgattacttggctgaaacgaaggctggtcccaagatcttcAGAAAGCTAACCAAAACATTACAgataaggactcactatttgacaaaaactgctgggaaaattggaaaataa includes:
- the SRR gene encoding serine racemase isoform X1, producing the protein MLGSQVTAAEMCSQYCISIADVKKACSEIKDLIHVTPILTSSILDQLAGRKLFFKCELFQKTGSFKIRGAFNAIRSLTSNTSGDRKKPKAVVTHSSGNHGQALSYAARLEGIPAYIVVPRTAPSCKKSAIRGYGATLVDCEPSDESRKMVAARIVKQTEGIMVHPNQCPAVMAGQGTIALEVLEQVPKVDALVVPVGGGGMISGIAITVKALRPEVKVYAAEPCNADDCFQSKLKGELTPNPSPPDTIADGVKSSIGPYTWPIIKDLVDEVFTVTEDEIKHATQLVWERMKLLIEPTAAVGVAAVLGERFQKMPAVQNVCVVLSGGNVDLTSLGWLKGAEETQLPPD
- the SRR gene encoding serine racemase isoform X3 — encoded protein: MCSQYCISIADVKKACSEIKDLIHVTPILTSSILDQLAGRKLFFKCELFQKTGSFKIRGAFNAIRSLTSNTSGDRKKPKAVVTHSSGNHGQALSYAARLEGIPAYIVVPRTAPSCKKSAIRGYGATLVDCEPSDESRKMVAARIVKQTEGIMVHPNQCPAVMAGQGTIALEVLEQVPKVDALVVPVGGGGMISGIAITVKALRPEVKVYAAEPCNADDCFQSKLKGELTPNPSPPDTIADGVKSSIGPYTWPIIKDLVDEVFTVTEDEIKHATQLVWERMKLLIEPTAAVGVAAVLGERFQKMPAVQNVCVVLSGGNVDLTSLGWLKGAEETQLPPD
- the SRR gene encoding serine racemase isoform X4, with protein sequence MVAARIVKQTEGIMVHPNQCPAVMAGQGTIALEVLEQVPKVDALVVPVGGGGMISGIAITVKALRPEVKVYAAEPCNADDCFQSKLKGELTPNPSPPDTIADGVKSSIGPYTWPIIKDLVDEVFTVTEDEIKHATQLVWERMKLLIEPTAAVGVAAVLGERFQKMPAVQNVCVVLSGGNVDLTSLGWLKGAEETQLPPD
- the SRR gene encoding serine racemase isoform X2, translated to METAAEMCSQYCISIADVKKACSEIKDLIHVTPILTSSILDQLAGRKLFFKCELFQKTGSFKIRGAFNAIRSLTSNTSGDRKKPKAVVTHSSGNHGQALSYAARLEGIPAYIVVPRTAPSCKKSAIRGYGATLVDCEPSDESRKMVAARIVKQTEGIMVHPNQCPAVMAGQGTIALEVLEQVPKVDALVVPVGGGGMISGIAITVKALRPEVKVYAAEPCNADDCFQSKLKGELTPNPSPPDTIADGVKSSIGPYTWPIIKDLVDEVFTVTEDEIKHATQLVWERMKLLIEPTAAVGVAAVLGERFQKMPAVQNVCVVLSGGNVDLTSLGWLKGAEETQLPPD